A genomic segment from Spinacia oleracea cultivar Varoflay chromosome 3, BTI_SOV_V1, whole genome shotgun sequence encodes:
- the LOC110801484 gene encoding uncharacterized protein has protein sequence MVASSMDFDDNSEVAHPLRNSHHRGRNDNNNRGRNSGGGGKKSGGGGGNRSGRGGGGRKSDSRGSGVATRDMEDSNKLGRGLQCLHGQPSVLGPALVPHTWTPHQAFMAAMPSYMPLMSALRTNRYRGDYAHYVHEPPDVNWYMHTGATSHMTSSQGYLISYFNLSNKNGKIVGNGHMIPVRGCGHT, from the exons ATGGTAGCATCTTCTATGGATTTCGATGACAATTCGGAGGTTGCTCACCCTCTCCGTAACTCCCACCATCGTGGGAGAAATGACAACAATAATAGGGGTAGAAATTCCGGCGGTGGGGGTAAGAAATCCGGCGGTGGTGGCGGCAACAGGTCTGGCCGTGGCGGCGGCGGCAGGAAGTCCGACAGCCGCGGTTCTGGGGTAGCAACCAGAGACATGGAGGATAGCAACAAGTTGGGTCGTGGCCTGCAATGTCTCCATGGG CAGCCAAGTGTGCTTGGGCCTGCTCTAGTTCCACATACTTGGACTCCACATCAAGCATTCATGGCTGCAATGCCCTCTTACATGCCTTTAATGTCGGCCCTACGCACCAACAGATATAGAGGCGACTATGCACACTATGTCCATGAACCCCCAGATGTAAATTGGTACATGCACACCGGTGCCACATCTCACATGACGTCTTCCCAAGGTTATCTCAtatcttattttaatttgagCAATAAAAATGGTAAAATTGTTGGTAATGGTCATATGATTCCTGTTCGTGGTTGTGGTCACACCTAA